One Peptostreptococcus equinus genomic window carries:
- a CDS encoding phage tail tape measure protein: MANRIKGITVEIGGDTTGLDKALKGVNSTIKTTQSQLRDVNRLLKLDPSNAKLLAQKQQLLQKEISETKSKLDALKEADKQAKVQLENGELGQDKYDALQREIIETENNLKALEEEAKKVPSALSVSMKEAGDKIKAVGDKTTEVGKGLSTHVTAPIVAMGAASLAAFNEVDKGMDIITQKTGASGKALKEMQDSMKNLATSIPTDFETAGAAIGEVNTRFGFTGQKLEELSGKFIKFAQLNNTDVSTAIDNTQKVISAFGLKAEDAGALLDTMNAVGQRTGISMDTLAKSMVTNSASLQQLGFSASDAANFLGNVEMSGADTSQVMTGLSKALSNATANGKPMKEALKDIQDSMVNAKSDTEGLEVAIGLFGKKAGPAIYQACKNGSLSFEELGTSLKDNLGNVDSTFNETLDPIDKFKTSMNSLKIVGADVGNSLMTVLQPMLEKFAKSMKSLSEKWNRLSPGMQQAIVKIALIAATVGPVLVVIGKVITAVGTITSALGSLIGLLGGTATATTAVGVAGGASAAGTAAAGTAAGGAAVGFGALNVSLLPIIGIIAAIIAAVVAIIAIIKNWGAITEWFKGLWETVSTAIMSIWRSISDFFKGIWEGLVNIFTTVWETIKNVLTVALMFIVELIKGYFELITLPFRFIWENCKETIMTVWEGIKSVVSTVMNTISQVITSIMNAIKTVITTVWNAIKAVITTVINAILSVITTIFNTIKNIVTTVWNAIKSVISTVVDGIKSKVSSVFNAVSSTVSSVFNGIKSAATSIWNGIKNAIITPIEAAKNKVKSVVDAIKGFFAGIKLKLPHIKLPHFSIKGKLSLMPPSVPHLSIDWYKEGGIMKRPTVFGMNGSSLMAGGEAGAEVILPLRGFYTQLEKMLDEKLNTSAMEKYLSIIADNSTKGIYLEDGTLVGHLLPEIDKGLGKMVLRRERG, from the coding sequence GTGGCAAATAGAATAAAGGGAATTACCGTTGAGATTGGTGGAGATACAACAGGTCTTGATAAAGCCTTAAAAGGAGTAAATTCTACAATAAAAACAACGCAGTCACAGCTTCGTGATGTAAATCGGCTATTAAAACTTGATCCTTCCAATGCTAAACTACTTGCTCAGAAACAACAGCTACTGCAAAAGGAAATTTCTGAAACTAAAAGCAAACTGGATGCTTTAAAAGAAGCAGATAAGCAGGCAAAAGTACAGCTTGAAAATGGGGAGCTTGGTCAAGATAAATATGATGCTCTGCAAAGAGAAATCATTGAAACAGAAAACAACCTAAAGGCTCTTGAGGAAGAAGCAAAAAAAGTACCATCAGCACTATCTGTTTCCATGAAAGAGGCAGGAGATAAAATTAAAGCAGTTGGAGATAAGACTACTGAAGTTGGTAAAGGCCTATCCACTCATGTAACAGCACCTATTGTAGCAATGGGTGCTGCTTCACTTGCTGCCTTTAATGAAGTCGATAAGGGAATGGATATCATCACGCAAAAGACAGGTGCATCCGGCAAAGCCTTAAAGGAAATGCAAGATAGCATGAAAAACCTTGCCACTTCCATTCCTACTGACTTTGAAACAGCAGGGGCAGCTATCGGAGAAGTAAATACCAGATTTGGGTTTACAGGTCAAAAGTTAGAGGAATTATCTGGAAAGTTTATTAAATTTGCTCAGCTTAATAATACGGATGTATCTACTGCTATTGATAATACACAGAAGGTCATATCAGCCTTTGGACTAAAAGCAGAAGATGCAGGAGCCTTACTTGATACCATGAATGCTGTTGGTCAAAGAACCGGCATCAGCATGGACACTCTTGCAAAGAGCATGGTAACTAACAGTGCATCACTTCAGCAACTAGGATTTTCTGCATCGGATGCAGCAAACTTTCTAGGCAATGTTGAAATGTCAGGAGCAGATACCTCACAAGTTATGACAGGTTTATCTAAGGCACTTTCTAATGCAACAGCAAACGGAAAGCCTATGAAAGAAGCATTAAAAGACATCCAAGACAGCATGGTGAATGCAAAATCAGATACAGAGGGACTTGAAGTAGCAATCGGTCTATTTGGTAAAAAAGCAGGTCCTGCAATCTATCAGGCTTGTAAAAATGGTTCGCTTTCCTTTGAAGAACTGGGAACATCCCTAAAAGATAACCTTGGAAATGTAGATAGCACTTTTAATGAAACATTGGATCCAATCGATAAATTTAAGACCTCGATGAACAGTCTAAAGATTGTGGGTGCGGATGTTGGAAATTCTCTAATGACAGTTCTTCAGCCAATGCTTGAGAAATTTGCTAAAAGCATGAAGTCTTTAAGTGAAAAGTGGAATAGACTATCTCCCGGTATGCAGCAGGCTATTGTAAAAATAGCACTTATTGCAGCAACAGTTGGACCGGTACTAGTTGTAATAGGAAAAGTCATCACTGCGGTTGGAACTATTACATCAGCACTTGGAAGTTTAATTGGACTACTTGGTGGAACAGCTACCGCAACTACAGCGGTAGGTGTAGCAGGAGGAGCAAGTGCAGCGGGAACAGCAGCTGCCGGTACTGCAGCAGGAGGGGCGGCAGTCGGTTTTGGTGCTCTTAATGTTTCCTTACTTCCTATTATCGGTATTATTGCAGCTATTATCGCAGCGGTTGTGGCTATCATTGCCATTATTAAAAACTGGGGAGCTATCACTGAGTGGTTTAAGGGTTTATGGGAAACAGTATCGACTGCCATCATGAGTATTTGGCGGAGTATATCAGATTTCTTTAAGGGAATATGGGAAGGCTTGGTTAATATATTTACTACAGTTTGGGAAACTATCAAGAATGTACTAACTGTAGCACTGATGTTTATTGTAGAGCTTATAAAAGGATACTTTGAACTTATCACACTTCCTTTTAGGTTTATTTGGGAAAACTGCAAAGAAACCATTATGACGGTGTGGGAGGGAATTAAGTCTGTAGTAAGCACTGTGATGAATACAATTTCACAGGTTATTACAAGTATAATGAATGCCATAAAAACTGTGATTACCACTGTTTGGAATGCAATAAAAGCCGTAATCACTACGGTAATAAATGCTATTTTATCTGTGATTACTACAATTTTTAATACTATCAAAAATATAGTAACTACGGTATGGAATGCAATCAAATCGGTTATTTCTACTGTGGTTGATGGAATAAAGAGTAAAGTAAGTTCAGTCTTTAATGCAGTATCAAGCACAGTAAGCTCAGTGTTTAATGGAATAAAGAGTGCAGCCACATCTATTTGGAATGGAATCAAAAATGCCATTATAACACCGATTGAAGCTGCTAAAAACAAGGTGAAGTCAGTAGTTGATGCGATTAAAGGATTCTTTGCAGGTATCAAACTTAAATTGCCACATATAAAGTTACCTCACTTTAGTATCAAAGGGAAACTTTCACTTATGCCGCCATCTGTTCCACACTTATCGATTGATTGGTACAAGGAAGGTGGAATCATGAAAAGACCTACCGTATTTGGTATGAATGGTAGTTCTTTGATGGCAGGAGGAGAAGCAGGAGCCGAGGTAATCTTACCACTTAGAGGTTTTTATACTCAGCTTGAAAAGATGCTTGATGAAAAATTAAACACATCTGCTATGGAAAAATACCTATCTATCATAGCTGATAACAGTACGAAAGGAATTTATTTAGAGGATGGAACTTTAGTAGGGCATTTACTTCCTGAAATTGATAAAGGCCTTGGGAAAATGGTACTTAGGAGGGAAAGAGGATGA
- a CDS encoding phage head closure protein produces MKIALLNERITIEKSMVEVDKIGNHKNVWSKYYSCYATISSESPQEETSSGAVWDESKIDFTIRYSKEVSVLSSVGYRVIFHNSIYEIEGIDHMNYKKKSMKLHCRRVER; encoded by the coding sequence ATGAAAATAGCCTTACTAAATGAACGCATTACCATAGAAAAAAGCATGGTGGAAGTAGATAAAATCGGAAATCATAAAAATGTATGGAGTAAATATTATTCTTGTTATGCAACCATCAGCAGTGAAAGTCCACAGGAAGAGACTAGTAGTGGTGCTGTTTGGGATGAAAGTAAAATTGATTTTACCATAAGGTATAGCAAAGAGGTATCGGTACTATCTTCTGTAGGATATAGGGTCATTTTTCATAATTCTATATATGAAATTGAGGGTATTGACCATATGAATTACAAGAAGAAAAGCATGAAACTGCACTGCAGGAGAGTAGAAAGATGA
- a CDS encoding phage tail protein encodes MYRIYSDNELIYDPLLHEYMITEGSLKLELNTSGILTFTIPKDNPSYGRIKLMKSIITLYDDDRLLFRGRAYAPTIDLFCNDEIECEGELAFFNDSIQPPFNYEVGDVKTLFQNVIKIHNAEVSEDKRFIVGDVTVTNDTATGNIVRSSTQYLSTWEILREKFIKLLGGYFRLRHEGGKTYIDYLKDLNFIGNQEITQCINLIDAKKEVSSDNLATVIIPLGARVKNEDGEDTDEYLTLKKLTGNIRIEDKNGIETYGRITKVVHHDHITDASNLLKAGQRDLADALGVTTTITLSAADLSKAGYKVSPFSLGTYIPVKVSNLGIDKKMLIKSLSIDLLNLGSNSITIGSSDRSFAQEQINTKETLKTVNSNLQESIKTSSSIATVRAVREANSNINHSAEQIRSEVSEGYYNKEKADELLESIRTIITQTASGIELTFNQYKSEQAKINGDTSNRFAEITKYIRFVDGDILLGEEGNPLTLRIENDRINFMENGASSAYWQNRKFYAVDGEFINSLRLGKFAFIPRTTGNLSFTKVVD; translated from the coding sequence GTGTATAGAATATATAGTGATAATGAGCTTATCTATGATCCACTTCTTCATGAATATATGATTACGGAAGGAAGTTTGAAATTAGAATTAAACACTTCTGGAATACTTACCTTTACCATTCCAAAAGATAATCCTAGTTATGGAAGAATAAAACTAATGAAGTCTATCATCACTTTATATGACGATGATAGACTTCTTTTTAGAGGAAGGGCCTACGCACCAACAATCGATTTGTTTTGTAATGATGAAATTGAGTGTGAAGGAGAACTTGCTTTTTTTAATGATAGCATCCAGCCTCCTTTTAATTATGAAGTTGGTGATGTAAAAACCCTATTTCAAAATGTAATTAAGATTCATAACGCTGAAGTTTCTGAAGATAAAAGATTTATAGTAGGGGATGTGACTGTCACAAATGATACTGCTACAGGAAATATTGTTCGTTCGTCAACTCAGTATTTATCAACTTGGGAAATATTAAGAGAGAAATTTATAAAACTTTTAGGTGGATATTTTAGGCTAAGGCATGAGGGTGGTAAAACATATATTGACTATCTAAAGGATTTGAATTTTATAGGTAATCAAGAAATAACACAGTGTATTAACCTTATTGATGCAAAGAAAGAAGTAAGTTCTGATAACCTTGCTACAGTAATTATTCCACTTGGAGCAAGAGTTAAAAATGAGGATGGTGAAGATACGGATGAGTATCTGACACTAAAAAAGTTAACCGGAAATATAAGGATTGAAGATAAAAATGGGATAGAAACGTACGGTAGGATTACAAAGGTTGTTCATCATGACCATATTACAGATGCAAGTAATCTGCTGAAAGCAGGTCAAAGAGATTTAGCCGATGCTCTTGGAGTCACTACCACTATTACTTTATCAGCAGCAGATTTATCAAAGGCGGGATATAAGGTCTCGCCTTTTTCTTTAGGCACATATATACCTGTAAAAGTATCAAACCTTGGAATCGATAAAAAGATGCTTATTAAATCACTTTCCATAGATTTATTAAATCTAGGCAGTAACAGCATCACTATCGGAAGTTCAGATAGGTCGTTTGCACAAGAGCAGATAAATACAAAAGAAACCTTAAAGACTGTAAACAGTAACTTGCAGGAAAGCATTAAGACTTCAAGTAGCATTGCAACAGTAAGGGCAGTTAGAGAAGCCAATTCAAATATTAACCATTCTGCAGAACAAATAAGAAGCGAAGTATCAGAAGGCTATTACAACAAGGAAAAAGCAGATGAATTACTTGAGTCTATAAGGACTATTATTACCCAGACAGCAAGTGGAATAGAGCTTACCTTTAATCAATATAAGTCAGAGCAGGCAAAGATAAACGGAGATACATCTAATAGGTTTGCAGAAATTACAAAATATATAAGGTTTGTTGACGGAGATATCTTGCTAGGTGAAGAAGGGAATCCTCTTACACTTAGGATAGAAAATGACCGTATCAATTTTATGGAAAATGGAGCAAGTAGTGCTTACTGGCAAAATAGAAAATTTTATGCAGTAGATGGTGAGTTTATTAATAGCTTAAGGCTAGGTAAATTTGCCTTTATTCCAAGAACAACAGGAAACTTAAGCTTTACAAAGGTGGTGGATTAG
- a CDS encoding major tail protein, with translation MGNKVKYNLKNVHAAKLKKDTSGAFTYENPKAIPGAVSISLDAEGESSPFYADGIVYFRSTANNGYSGDLEIALIPEWFRTEILKEELDKNGVLVEKANVSETEKFALLFEFDGDINAIRHVLYNCSASRPSIESETKEDTIEPGTETLSLTADPREDGLVKSRTGDTTSADTYANWYKGVYVPQAKTEVKPK, from the coding sequence ATGGGAAATAAGGTAAAGTATAACCTTAAAAATGTTCATGCTGCAAAGCTGAAAAAAGATACAAGTGGTGCATTTACTTATGAAAATCCTAAAGCAATACCGGGGGCTGTAAGTATCAGCCTTGATGCTGAAGGCGAATCTAGTCCTTTTTACGCTGATGGGATTGTCTATTTTAGGTCTACCGCAAATAACGGATATAGTGGTGACCTTGAAATCGCACTGATTCCTGAATGGTTTAGAACAGAAATTCTAAAGGAAGAACTGGATAAAAATGGAGTGCTTGTAGAAAAGGCGAATGTATCTGAAACAGAAAAGTTTGCACTATTATTTGAGTTTGACGGTGATATCAATGCAATTAGGCACGTTCTATATAACTGCTCTGCATCTCGTCCGTCCATTGAATCTGAAACAAAGGAAGATACGATTGAACCTGGAACTGAAACACTATCCCTTACAGCAGATCCAAGAGAAGATGGACTTGTGAAATCAAGAACAGGGGATACCACATCTGCTGATACTTATGCTAATTGGTATAAGGGCGTTTATGTTCCGCAGGCTAAAACGGAAGTAAAACCTAAGTAG
- a CDS encoding head maturation protease, ClpP-related — protein MKKFWKWKNQVINQSEEEVTERILFLNGTIAEESWFDDDVTPQLFKDELNEGSGNITVWINSPGGDCVAAAQIYNMLMEYKGDVTVKIDGIAASAASVIAMAGTKVLMSPVSMLMIHNPMTIAFGNKGEMEKAISMLDEVKESIINAYEIKTGMSRAKLSHLMDAETWMDANKAVELGFADDILKRSETTNMEVPQVSMMYSKAQVVNSLMDKLATKCKIENKETNTGVKADDLLNRLFLMKNWR, from the coding sequence ATGAAGAAGTTTTGGAAGTGGAAGAATCAGGTGATAAACCAAAGCGAAGAGGAAGTGACAGAACGCATCCTATTCCTTAATGGAACGATAGCAGAAGAATCGTGGTTTGATGATGATGTAACTCCACAGCTTTTTAAGGATGAGTTAAATGAAGGAAGTGGAAACATTACTGTTTGGATTAACTCTCCGGGAGGTGACTGCGTAGCGGCGGCACAAATATATAACATGCTGATGGAATATAAAGGGGATGTTACAGTAAAAATTGATGGAATAGCAGCAAGTGCAGCATCCGTTATCGCTATGGCAGGAACAAAGGTACTGATGAGTCCGGTATCCATGCTTATGATCCATAATCCTATGACCATAGCTTTTGGAAATAAGGGTGAGATGGAAAAAGCAATCTCAATGCTAGATGAAGTGAAAGAGTCGATTATTAATGCTTATGAAATTAAGACTGGGATGTCTAGAGCAAAGTTATCACACCTTATGGATGCAGAAACATGGATGGACGCAAATAAAGCCGTTGAACTTGGCTTTGCAGATGACATACTAAAAAGAAGTGAAACTACCAATATGGAAGTTCCACAGGTGAGTATGATGTATTCAAAAGCACAGGTGGTTAATTCCTTGATGGATAAGTTAGCTACTAAATGCAAGATAGAAAACAAAGAAACAAATACAGGTGTTAAGGCGGACGATTTACTGAACCGTCTTTTTTTAATGAAAAATTGGAGGTAA
- a CDS encoding phage major capsid protein, with translation MSKILEMIEKRNKAWEGAKAFLESKRDKDGLISEEDAKVYDEMEKKVHNFSLEIERLQKMEEIDKELSKPMSDAIVSRPMKVEDKPEKKGRARDEYKESMLTALRTNFKKVSDILQEGVDADGGFLVPEEYDSRLIKTLEEENIMRGLATKITTSGQHKINVAMSDPAAAWIEEGGALNFGDSKFAQVLLDAHKLHVAVKVTEELLYDNAFKLEDHILGAFGKALANAEEDAFLNGDGNGKPTGIFNKKDGGTFLKEITAIKTDDLIDLVHSLKRPYRKKAAFIMNDKTIAQVRKLKDNNGAYIWQPSYQEDEPDRILGYPVKTSAFAPENAIAFGDFSYYNIGDRGARSFKELTELFAGNGMIGFVAKERVDGKLVLKEAVQILPVKATA, from the coding sequence ATGAGTAAGATTTTAGAAATGATTGAAAAACGTAATAAGGCTTGGGAAGGTGCTAAGGCTTTTCTTGAAAGTAAAAGAGATAAAGACGGTCTTATTTCTGAAGAAGATGCAAAAGTCTATGATGAAATGGAGAAGAAAGTCCATAATTTCAGCTTGGAAATTGAACGTCTTCAGAAGATGGAAGAAATTGATAAAGAACTATCAAAACCAATGTCTGATGCTATTGTAAGTAGACCAATGAAGGTTGAAGATAAACCAGAGAAGAAAGGTAGAGCAAGAGATGAATACAAGGAATCTATGCTTACTGCACTTAGAACTAATTTCAAGAAAGTAAGCGATATTTTGCAGGAAGGTGTAGATGCTGATGGTGGTTTTCTTGTTCCGGAGGAGTATGATAGCAGACTGATTAAAACACTTGAAGAAGAAAATATCATGCGTGGATTAGCCACAAAAATAACTACAAGTGGTCAGCATAAGATTAATGTAGCTATGTCAGACCCTGCTGCAGCTTGGATTGAAGAAGGTGGTGCGTTAAACTTTGGCGATTCTAAGTTTGCACAGGTACTTCTTGATGCACATAAACTTCATGTTGCAGTAAAGGTAACAGAGGAATTGTTATATGATAATGCCTTTAAGTTAGAGGATCATATTTTAGGTGCCTTTGGTAAGGCTCTTGCAAATGCAGAAGAAGATGCCTTCCTTAATGGTGATGGAAATGGGAAACCGACCGGTATCTTTAACAAGAAAGATGGAGGTACTTTCCTAAAAGAAATTACAGCTATTAAGACCGATGATTTAATCGACCTTGTTCATTCCTTGAAACGTCCATACCGTAAAAAGGCAGCTTTCATTATGAACGATAAGACAATTGCACAGGTGAGAAAGCTTAAGGATAACAATGGTGCATACATTTGGCAGCCTTCTTATCAAGAAGATGAGCCTGATAGAATTCTTGGTTATCCAGTTAAGACTTCAGCATTTGCACCGGAAAATGCCATCGCATTTGGTGACTTTAGCTATTACAACATTGGCGATAGAGGGGCTCGTTCTTTCAAGGAACTTACTGAACTATTTGCCGGTAATGGAATGATTGGTTTTGTGGCAAAAGAAAGAGTTGATGGAAAGCTCGTATTAAAAGAGGCTGTTCAGATCCTTCCAGTTAAGGCTACAGCGTAA
- a CDS encoding phage portal protein, with the protein MGILSGLFKSRDKPTNRTNGSAYSFLMGGSSSGRRVNERSAMQMTAVYSCVRILSEAVASLPLHVYLRTDTGTEKAIDHPLYKVLHDEPNPEMTSFIFRETMMTHLLLWGNAYAQVIRNGKGEVLGLYPLMPDRMKVDRDDKGQIYYEYMVSDSDASLGKQGSVKLTASDILHIPGLGFDGLVGYSPIAMAKNAIGMAIATEEYGASFFANGATPSGILEYPGTVKDPQAMRDSWSKGFSGSNSHKVAILEEGMKYTPISISPNEAQFLETRKFQINEISRIFRVPPHMVGDLEKSSFSNIEQQSLEFVKYTLDPWVARWEQSIVRRLFTEEEKKKYYVKFNVDGLLRGDYQSRMNGYAIGRQNGWMSANDIRKLENLDRIPSEDGGDLYLINGNMLPLYRAGAFANDDGKEETENEEVLEVEESGDKPKRRGSDRTHPIP; encoded by the coding sequence ATGGGAATATTAAGTGGTTTATTTAAAAGTAGAGATAAGCCTACTAACAGAACAAACGGAAGTGCATACAGCTTTTTGATGGGTGGTTCTTCTTCCGGAAGAAGAGTAAATGAACGCTCGGCTATGCAGATGACAGCTGTATATAGCTGTGTCCGAATACTCTCTGAAGCAGTCGCAAGCCTTCCACTTCACGTCTATTTACGGACAGATACAGGAACTGAAAAAGCAATAGACCATCCGCTATATAAGGTGCTTCATGATGAACCAAATCCGGAGATGACAAGTTTCATTTTTAGAGAAACTATGATGACGCACTTACTTTTATGGGGTAATGCCTATGCACAGGTTATCAGAAATGGGAAAGGTGAGGTATTAGGTCTTTATCCTCTTATGCCTGACAGAATGAAGGTGGATAGAGATGATAAAGGTCAAATTTATTATGAATATATGGTAAGTGATTCTGATGCAAGCCTTGGCAAACAGGGAAGTGTGAAACTTACAGCATCAGATATCCTTCATATTCCGGGACTTGGCTTTGATGGACTTGTTGGATATAGTCCAATTGCTATGGCTAAAAATGCTATAGGTATGGCAATTGCCACAGAAGAATACGGAGCAAGTTTCTTTGCTAATGGAGCAACACCTAGTGGGATATTAGAGTATCCGGGAACGGTAAAAGACCCACAGGCAATGAGAGATAGCTGGTCTAAAGGCTTTTCAGGAAGTAACTCACATAAGGTGGCGATACTGGAAGAAGGGATGAAGTATACACCGATTTCCATATCTCCAAATGAAGCACAGTTTTTAGAAACGAGAAAATTTCAAATCAATGAGATATCTAGAATTTTTAGAGTCCCGCCTCATATGGTAGGAGACCTTGAAAAGTCTAGCTTTTCAAATATAGAGCAGCAGTCACTTGAGTTTGTAAAATATACTCTAGATCCTTGGGTAGCAAGGTGGGAGCAGTCTATTGTTCGAAGGCTTTTTACTGAGGAAGAAAAGAAAAAGTACTATGTGAAATTCAATGTAGATGGACTTCTTCGTGGAGATTATCAAAGCCGTATGAATGGATATGCTATCGGCAGACAAAACGGATGGATGTCTGCCAATGATATTAGGAAATTAGAAAACCTTGACCGTATTCCAAGTGAAGATGGCGGTGATTTATATCTCATAAATGGAAATATGCTCCCGCTTTATCGTGCCGGAGCATTTGCAAATGATGATGGAAAGGAGGAAACAGAAAATGAAGAAGTTTTGGAAGTGGAAGAATCAGGTGATAAACCAAAGCGAAGAGGAAGTGACAGAACGCATCCTATTCCTTAA
- a CDS encoding head-tail connector protein, translating into MVVSLDEMKNYLRVDTSEDDDLISTLIKSSEKMCLAIARKEEDEIIKDSFEEYKVAVLYGTAYLYEHREEADHHELTITLRSMLFGVRKAGF; encoded by the coding sequence ATGGTTGTAAGTCTCGACGAAATGAAAAACTATCTAAGGGTGGATACAAGTGAAGATGATGATTTAATCAGCACCCTTATAAAGTCTTCTGAGAAGATGTGCCTTGCTATAGCAAGAAAAGAGGAAGATGAAATCATAAAAGATAGTTTTGAAGAATATAAGGTGGCAGTTCTATATGGGACGGCCTATCTTTATGAGCATAGGGAAGAAGCTGACCACCATGAACTGACAATTACTCTTAGGTCCATGCTGTTTGGAGTAAGAAAGGCAGGATTCTAA
- a CDS encoding HK97-gp10 family putative phage morphogenesis protein encodes MSKVKIDSLSSEVMKELEKYADVTTENVKKAVQNAGKTVRDEIKSSAPSDTGKYSKSWTVKTIRETSNSLELVVHSRNRYQLAHLLEFGHAKRGGGRVSARPHIASAEEKAIKTFEEEIKEAISNG; translated from the coding sequence ATGAGTAAGGTAAAAATAGATAGCCTTTCATCTGAAGTGATGAAAGAACTAGAAAAATATGCTGATGTTACAACTGAAAATGTAAAAAAGGCAGTTCAAAATGCAGGAAAGACAGTGCGTGATGAAATAAAGTCTAGTGCCCCAAGTGATACAGGTAAGTATTCTAAAAGCTGGACTGTAAAAACGATTAGAGAAACATCTAACAGTTTAGAACTTGTCGTTCATTCTAGAAATAGATATCAGCTTGCCCACCTTCTTGAGTTTGGCCATGCAAAGCGTGGTGGAGGTAGAGTATCTGCAAGACCACATATTGCATCTGCTGAGGAAAAAGCTATAAAGACATTTGAAGAGGAGATAAAGGAGGCAATTTCTAATGGATAA
- a CDS encoding DMT family transporter translates to MNKNNLMIGSLCALGCEVLYGMSYIFTKQATQSASALSLLGWRFLLAFIVMNVLALMGIIKIRLKGKNLKPLLLVALFSPVIYFIGETFGISSTTASESGVFLACIPVASLITSTLILKKKPSKLQVAGILITLAGVILTVLAVGAASSLSITGYTFLMMAVISYALYCAFVDRAEQYTGAEITYMMLVAGAIVFVILAVAEGLVKGNLDQVAVLPFYNTGFLIAVLYQGIGCSVLAFFLSNVAIAKIGVNRTSSFIGVATVVSIIAGALLLKESFTLWQIVGAVVIIIGVYAANAKMVSV, encoded by the coding sequence TTGAACAAGAACAATCTTATGATAGGCAGCCTTTGTGCTTTAGGTTGTGAAGTGCTATATGGAATGAGCTATATATTTACAAAGCAGGCTACTCAGAGTGCAAGTGCATTGTCGCTGCTTGGATGGCGTTTTTTACTTGCATTCATTGTAATGAACGTATTGGCACTCATGGGGATCATTAAAATACGTTTAAAAGGAAAAAATCTGAAGCCGCTTCTTCTGGTGGCGTTGTTCAGCCCAGTGATTTATTTTATCGGTGAGACATTCGGTATTAGCAGTACCACTGCATCAGAAAGCGGTGTATTCCTTGCATGTATTCCCGTCGCTTCGTTGATAACCTCTACTTTGATATTGAAGAAAAAGCCTTCAAAATTGCAGGTGGCAGGAATTCTTATAACACTTGCAGGAGTAATTCTGACTGTCCTTGCTGTAGGTGCTGCTTCCAGTCTTTCTATAACAGGATATACTTTTTTGATGATGGCTGTTATATCCTATGCACTTTACTGTGCGTTTGTAGATAGGGCAGAACAGTATACCGGCGCGGAAATAACATATATGATGCTCGTGGCAGGAGCCATAGTATTTGTGATATTGGCAGTTGCAGAAGGCTTGGTAAAAGGAAATCTAGACCAGGTTGCTGTATTGCCGTTTTATAATACCGGATTTTTGATCGCCGTTTTGTATCAGGGAATCGGCTGCTCTGTGTTGGCGTTTTTCCTGTCGAATGTTGCAATTGCGAAGATAGGTGTTAATCGTACTTCATCCTTTATCGGAGTGGCAACGGTGGTATCCATTATTGCCGGTGCACTTTTGCTAAAGGAGTCCTTTACGCTATGGCAGATTGTGGGTGCGGTGGTCATAATCATTGGGGTCTATGCTGCGAATGCAAAAATGGTATCCGTATAA